The Coffea arabica cultivar ET-39 chromosome 1e, Coffea Arabica ET-39 HiFi, whole genome shotgun sequence genome has a window encoding:
- the LOC113693948 gene encoding thaumatin-like protein 1, with the protein MDSVMQLVFLSFAALFICGVQSAQFTFTNNCPYTIWPATVSGGGVAQLPTTGFELPSKSSVSIEVPAQWSGRIWARPFCSNDSSGKFFCKTADCGSGEVSCNGAGAIPPASLAEFTLAANNGMDFYDVSLVDGFNLPLSITPQSGSGSNCRSTSCPVDLNAICPQELAIRDDSGGAIIGCKSACLAFNQPQFCCTGEFGSPQTCPPTIFSSYFKNQCPQAYSYAYDDLTSTFTCTGGPDYLITFCS; encoded by the exons ATGGATTCTGTCATGCAACTTGTCTTCCTAAGCTTTGCTGCCCTCTTCATCTGTG GTGTTCAGTCAGCTCAATTTACCTTCACAAACAACTGCCCCTACACAATATGGCCAGCAACCGTATCTGGTGGAGGGGTAGCACAACTGCCCACAACTGGATTCGAATTACCCTCCAAGTCATCAGTCTCCATAGAAGTACCAGCACAATGGTCAGGGCGTATTTGGGCAAGACCGTTTTGCTCTAACGACAGCTCGGggaaatttttctgcaaaacaGCAGACTGTGGATCAGGTGAAGTTTCATGCAATGGTGCAGGTGCAATTCCACCGGCAAGTCTGGCAGAATTCACATTGGCAGCAAACAATGGGATGGATTTTTATGATGTTAGTCTTGTTGATGGCTTCAACTTGCCACTTTCGATCACCCCACAATCTGGCTCTGGAAGCAACTGTAGAAGCACTTCTTGTCCTGTTGATTTGAATGCAATCTGCCCTCAAGAATTGGCAATAAGAGATGACTCTGGGGGAGCTATTATTGGCTGCAAAAGTGCATGTTTGGCTTTTAATCAACCACAGTTTTGCTGCACAGGAGAGTTTGGATCCCCACAAACTTGTCCACCCACAATTTTTTCATCATACTTCAAGAACCAGTGTCCTCAGGCATATAGTTATGCATATGACGATCTAACCAGCACTTTTACTTGCACCGGTGGACCAGACTACCTTATTACCTTTTGTTCTTGA
- the LOC113703006 gene encoding uncharacterized protein, translating to MPKLPGKIHNPAPFFLFILLCFSFIISATSGLTFSSDVAALKAFKAAIKPSSIKPYSCLGSWNFSNDPCSIPRAYFSCGLLCSGNRVTQLTLDPADSAGTLTPLISKLTQLVTLDLSTNKFSAPIPPLYSLTNLQTLLLRFNSFSGSIPPSLTALKSLETVDLSHNYLSGSLPNSWSSIGSLRRLDLSYNKLTGSLPKLLPNLIELVIKANYLSGLLYRTSFQGLTQLEVVELSENSFSGTLEAWFFLLPALQQVDLANNSFTRVDIWKHKNGNSDLVAVDLGFNRIEWYLPVNFAARRARAIVQVRRAGVATLRYWRT from the coding sequence ATGCCTAAGCTGCCCGGGAAAATCCATAATCCTGCACCTTTCTTCCTCTTCATCcttctttgtttttccttcaTTATTTCAGCTACGTCCGGCCTCACCTTTTCATCAGATGTAGCGGCCCTTAAAGCCTTCAAAGCCGCAATCAAGCCCTCTTCAATTAAGCCATATTCATGCCTTGGCTCCTGGAACTTCTCCAACGACCCTTGCTCCATTCCTCGGGCTTATTTCTCCTGCGGTCTTTTATGCAGTGGCAACAGAGTAACCCAGCTCACCCTCGACCCGGCTGATTCCGCCGGCACCCTGACTCCACTCATTTCCAAGCTCACTCAGCTCGTCACGCTCGACCTCTCAACCAACAAATTCTCTGCCCCAATCCCACCACTCTACTCCCTAACCAATCTACAAACTCTTTTACTCCGATTCAACTCCTTCTCCGGCTCAATCCCACCCTCTTTGACCGCGCTTAAATCCCTCGAGACGGTTGATCTGTCGCACAATTATCTTTCGGGATCGCTGCCCAACTCGTGGAGCTCGATCGGCAGCTTGAGAAGGCTCGACCTGAGTTACAACAAACTCACCGGTTCACTCCCCAAGCTCCTGCCCAACCTCATTGAGCTGGTGATCAAAGCCAATTATCTGTCCGGGCTGCTTTACAGGACTTCATTCCAGGGGTTAACTCAGTTGGAGGTTGTTGAACTCAGCGAGAACTCGTTTTCCGGGACACTCGAAGCTTGGTTTTTTCTCTTGCCTGCTTTGCAGCAGGTGGACTTGGCGAATAACAGCTTCACGCGGGTCGACATCTGGAAGCATAAGAATGGGAACAGTGACCTGGTGGCCGTCGATCTGGGATTTAACAGAATCGAATGGTATTTGCCCGTAAATTTCGCAGCGAGGCGGGCGAGGGCGATTGTGCAGGTGAGGCGGGCTGGCGTTGCGACACTGAGGTACTGGCGGACGTGA